Proteins co-encoded in one Lacerta agilis isolate rLacAgi1 chromosome 6, rLacAgi1.pri, whole genome shotgun sequence genomic window:
- the TP53TG5 gene encoding TP53-target gene 5 protein has product MKALEKKKQCPKINDVESGASQTSNLIHVRSHLRRIIKKLVLLKMLKSPNRRIEWLCELAHKYRKMLAIGGDVDSGASCSWVCTPSEEPPAPNVSVIDEPAMEVEEVAKDKAAEPKSSTEATSPEPASSELYEALSLKGLPHRIHMPARRVLCRPSNLRWVKPCCTRSCSETLEHVVTIPYSECQKRHPSRD; this is encoded by the exons ATGAAGGCCTTGGAGAAGAAGAAACAATGTCCAAAG ATCAATGATGTGGAGAGTGGAGCATCTCAGACAAGCAATTTGATACACGTAAGGAGCCACCTAAGGAGG ATAATAAAGAAACTGGTTCTCCTCAAAATGCTCAAGAGTCCAAACCGCAGAATCGAGTGGCTTTGTGAATTAGCGCACAAGTACAGGAAGATGTTAGCGATTGGGGGTGATGTGGATTCAGGTGCTTCCTGCTCCTG GGTGTGCACCCCCTCTGAGGAACCTCCGGCACCTAATGTCAGCGTGATTGATGAGCCTGCCATGGAAGTTGAGGAAGTTGCTAAAGACAAGGCAGCTGAGCCTAAATCGTCAACTGAGGCAACATCCCCAGAGCCGGCTTCTTCAGAACTGTACGAGGCGCTCTCCTTGAAAGGCCTGCCCCACCGGATTCACATGCCTGCGCGCAGAGTGCTCTGTAGACCATCAAATTTGAGATGGGTCAAGCCGTGCTGCACACGATCGTGTAGTGAGACTCTGGAGCATGTCGTCACCATCCCTTATTCAGAGTGTCAGAAGCGGCATCCA AGCCGGGACTGA
- the LOC117048938 gene encoding neuritin-like, whose product MGQRMGTALLLVALGYLLRSLTAEAQCENIYQDLSDCILKLGENMASYEEEEEEEDERDQMQGLYAVCGYWEEFHTCAVAALWECQREAATIWEMLKKESRKIKFQGSLFDLCASSNSQNFSSLQFPSISLLSITLMVTWLNL is encoded by the exons ATGGGACAGCGAATGGGCACGGCGCTCCTACTCGTCGCGCTGG GGTACCTGCTAAGGTCACTGACTGCAGAAGCCCAGTGTGAAAACATTTACCAAGATTTATCTGACTGCATCTTAAAACTAGGAGAAAATATGGCCAGctatgaggaagaagaggaggaggaagatgaaaggGACCAGATGCAAGGACTGTATGCTGTCTGCGG GTATTGGGAAGAGTTTCACACCTGTGCCGTGGCTGCCCTTTGGGAGTGCCAGAGGGAGGCAGCAACTATCTGGGAGATGTTGAAAAAGGAATCTAGGAAAATCAAATTCCAAGGGAGCCTTTTTGACCTCTGTGCCTCCAGCAACTCCCAGAATTTCAGCTCCTTGCAGTTTCCATCTATTTCGCTGTTAAGCATCACCTTGATGGTCACTTGGCTTAATTTATAA